ACATCTCGAAACATCCTCAATTCCCCTTTTCCTGAGAATGAGACAGGATTTACAATGGGACCAGTAACTTGATTACCTCCTTGTGTGGACAGTACGGCAATTTTACTGATCGCCCCAAAATTCAAAACAGATCGGGATTATCGGAATCATCGTCTGATGAACAGGAGATTAGATAAAGAGCCAGTAAAAACGCAGTTAAATGCCTGAATTTCATTTTGTTGTATTATTTGTTTTGATTTTAGTCCAGAACTTAAGTACTCAATGACGCAATACCAATTACCAAACGTTAAAACCTCGCCGCCATCAGTAAACTCAAATCCTTGTAGCCGAGGTTGTATTTCTTAGCTAAATGGAAATTGGTAAGGGTACCCTTGTAGGTGTAGACCCCTTTCATGAACCAGCGGTTGGAGAAGATCATTTCATCAATACCCCCTTCTTCGGCAATTTGCACCACCATGGGCGACACAATATTGGAAATGGCAACAGTCGCTGTTTGGGCTACTCGGCTGGCGATATTGGGCACACAATAGTGAATCACCTCATATTGCTTGAAAATAGGCTTATCGTGGGTCGTAACTCGACTGGTCTCCACACATCCACCCTGATCAATACTCACGTCAATGATCACAGAACCGTGCTTCATATTGGCCACCATTTCTTCGCTTACCACACTTACATTCTGGCCATCTTCACCTCTAATTGCTCCAATCACAACGTCGGCCTGTTCTAAAGCACGCTCCAACGTCGGATTTTCGATGGTACCCGTATGAACTTGTTGACCAATGGCATGCTTTAGCCTACGGAGCTTAAATATATGATTGTCATATACTTTGACATCTGCCCCCAGTCCCAGCGCTGCTCTTGCAGCATATTCAGCGACTGTTCCTGCACCTAAGATCACCACATTGGTCGGTGGCACTCCTGTAATTCCTCCAAGGATCACTCCACGTCCGGCACCAGTGCTACTGAGGTATTCCGCAGCGATCAACATGACCGTGCTTCCGGCAATTTCACTCATGGCTCGAACCAAGGGAAGCCCGCCTACCTTATCCTGAATGAATTCGTATCCGATAGCCGTAATGCGCTTTTTCCCTAATGCATGTAAATAGTCAATGGATTGCTCTCCGGTTTGGAAAGCTGAGATCAAAACTGCACCCGTATTCATCATCTCGATCTCTTCTAAAGAAGGAGGGGCAACTTTCAGGATGAGTTCGGCCTGCATGACCTCTTTTCGGTCATAGACGATTTTGGCACCTGCTTCGCTGTATTCCCTATCAGAAAAAT
This DNA window, taken from Cytophagales bacterium, encodes the following:
- a CDS encoding alanine dehydrogenase — translated: MGKKPSGFAEIVRESVLSPEESPLKLKKGAKSLSIGVPKATRFQESRVSLKPDSVSVLVNNGLEVMVESNAGKLANFSDREYSEAGAKIVYDRKEVMQAELILKVAPPSLEEIEMMNTGAVLISAFQTGEQSIDYLHALGKKRITAIGYEFIQDKVGGLPLVRAMSEIAGSTVMLIAAEYLSSTGAGRGVILGGITGVPPTNVVILGAGTVAEYAARAALGLGADVKVYDNHIFKLRRLKHAIGQQVHTGTIENPTLERALEQADVVIGAIRGEDGQNVSVVSEEMVANMKHGSVIIDVSIDQGGCVETSRVTTHDKPIFKQYEVIHYCVPNIASRVAQTATVAISNIVSPMVVQIAEEGGIDEMIFSNRWFMKGVYTYKGTLTNFHLAKKYNLGYKDLSLLMAARF